Proteins from one Deinococcus misasensis DSM 22328 genomic window:
- a CDS encoding transposase, whose protein sequence is EEGQFVQHVVLPANEHDFTGAKKLNARWADFGCPKIIGDKAYVSPGIITPPKKNAKVVDVRWKPEYGKLRVSIERAFSWVVRVGLRSSQVKTLRTLKTRLAFAFLAHNLRFAHP, encoded by the coding sequence GAGGAGGGTCAGTTCGTGCAGCATGTGGTTTTGCCTGCCAATGAACATGATTTTACGGGTGCCAAGAAGCTCAATGCCCGGTGGGCCGACTTTGGGTGTCCGAAAATCATTGGGGATAAGGCTTACGTATCGCCGGGGATCATCACCCCACCGAAGAAAAATGCCAAAGTGGTGGATGTGCGTTGGAAGCCTGAGTATGGGAAACTCCGGGTGAGCATCGAAAGGGCTTTTTCATGGGTGGTGCGAGTGGGGCTGAGGAGCAGTCAGGTGAAGACGCTCAGGACGCTAAAAACCCGACTGGCATTTGCTTTTCTAGCACACAACCTCAGATTTGCCCACCCCTAA